Proteins from a single region of Dyadobacter fanqingshengii:
- a CDS encoding fatty acyl-AMP ligase, with amino-acid sequence MDLFTRLELFAGQFPDKLAYGFVEKEGGFSEELSYQALLEAVQGAAHQLRQICDAQARVIILLPAEAAFIKVFLASLHAGLIAVPCPIGYSEPAIQRILNIIKDCDASVIITNRKSFKMLSQRQTEASITLRELNIGWFFTDDLDNQTTNTPTKKLSASNEAAYLQYTSGSTGQPKGVMVSHANLTANLNAINNCFGRTAADTSVTWLPHYHDMGLVDGLLSPVFTGGTGLIIAPILFITKPVLLLETISRHKAGFCGGPGFGLDHCVAKIKPEQLHTLDLSSLRVLYVGAEPIRISSLEQFAETMQVTGFKRDSLVPAYGLAEATLAVSLHLHATPMIFRPISETNSKMVVACGPPVEFTNVVIVEPELHTILKDGEIGEIWVKNDGVALGYWENPAATAVTFQAFTACEKGPFLRTGDLGFFAGGQLFITGRKKELIIIRGTNYYPQDIEEVVGSCHEYIQPHGTAAFSIETHQGEELMIVSEVKNNAQNEADAHLIKTNIANSVGLAFGLLPHKIVLAAVGKLPKTSSGKIQRLKAREVFNVD; translated from the coding sequence ATGGATCTATTTACCAGACTGGAACTATTTGCCGGGCAATTCCCGGATAAGCTTGCTTATGGATTTGTAGAAAAAGAAGGAGGGTTCTCGGAGGAGCTAAGCTATCAGGCATTGTTGGAAGCCGTTCAGGGCGCGGCACATCAGTTAAGACAAATATGCGATGCACAGGCGCGGGTCATCATCCTCCTTCCCGCTGAGGCTGCATTTATAAAAGTTTTCCTGGCTTCCTTGCATGCAGGTCTGATTGCCGTGCCCTGCCCCATTGGCTACTCCGAACCAGCCATTCAAAGGATTTTGAACATTATAAAAGATTGCGACGCTTCCGTGATCATTACCAACAGAAAATCCTTTAAAATGCTTTCGCAGCGACAAACGGAAGCTTCTATTACATTAAGGGAATTAAATATCGGTTGGTTTTTCACGGATGATCTGGACAATCAGACTACAAATACGCCGACAAAGAAACTCAGTGCTTCAAACGAAGCAGCCTACTTGCAATATACGTCGGGGTCAACAGGACAGCCGAAAGGCGTAATGGTGAGCCATGCCAATCTTACGGCTAACCTCAATGCGATCAACAATTGCTTCGGCAGGACGGCTGCGGACACCTCGGTTACATGGCTTCCGCATTATCATGACATGGGACTGGTGGACGGGCTGCTATCTCCTGTATTTACTGGTGGGACCGGCCTCATCATTGCCCCTATTTTGTTCATTACCAAGCCAGTTTTGCTGCTCGAAACCATTTCCCGTCATAAAGCGGGATTTTGCGGCGGCCCTGGTTTCGGGCTGGATCATTGCGTTGCCAAAATAAAACCTGAGCAACTGCACACCTTGGACTTGAGCTCCCTGCGCGTCTTGTACGTGGGCGCAGAACCGATCCGGATTTCAAGTCTGGAACAATTTGCTGAAACAATGCAGGTTACCGGCTTTAAGCGCGATAGCCTTGTGCCTGCCTATGGTTTGGCGGAAGCGACATTGGCAGTGAGTCTGCATTTGCATGCAACGCCGATGATTTTCAGGCCCATTTCAGAAACGAATTCCAAAATGGTGGTCGCTTGTGGCCCTCCTGTTGAGTTTACAAATGTTGTCATTGTTGAGCCAGAACTACATACAATCCTGAAAGATGGCGAGATTGGGGAAATTTGGGTTAAGAATGATGGAGTAGCGCTCGGTTACTGGGAAAATCCTGCTGCCACCGCCGTCACTTTCCAGGCATTTACCGCATGTGAAAAAGGCCCGTTCCTCAGAACGGGCGACCTGGGATTTTTTGCTGGGGGTCAACTTTTTATCACAGGCAGAAAGAAGGAACTGATCATTATCCGGGGAACAAATTATTACCCGCAGGACATTGAGGAAGTGGTTGGTTCTTGCCATGAGTACATTCAGCCGCATGGCACGGCCGCATTTTCAATAGAAACTCATCAGGGCGAAGAACTTATGATCGTGAGCGAGGTTAAGAATAACGCTCAGAATGAAGCGGATGCGCATTTAATTAAAACAAACATTGCCAACAGTGTGGGCTTAGCCTTTGGTTTGTTGCCGCATAAAATAGTGCTGGCTGCTGTTGGGAAACTGCCAAAAACATCCAGTGGGAAGATTCAAAGGCTGAAAGCGCGTGAGGTTTTCAATGTAGATTGA
- a CDS encoding PIG-L family deacetylase, whose translation MKNIYLFIFFIITFTAHAQSPRILIVTAHPDDETTFPVTIFKITHELKGSADLALITDASGGYNGLVASSYYGMNLVDSVIGRKHLPLIRKKEILAAGEVLGIGNFFFLDQLDDYYNRNEKPYLEGKNWNIKYVESRLDEILAKGNYDFIFCLVPGEGQHAHHKTASISAIRAVQRYKGDRKPIVLGGQTQNKGTISKFTRLEGYPETAISLTAPIFEFDRTYGFGEDKKHSYMIVADWVKAAHKSQSGDMNQAMHRGDLETFLYFEINGAARIDEVKQLFEKVNNAGFSKK comes from the coding sequence ATGAAAAACATTTATCTTTTCATTTTCTTCATTATCACATTTACTGCCCACGCCCAAAGTCCTCGCATATTGATCGTTACGGCACATCCTGATGACGAAACAACTTTTCCAGTGACTATTTTCAAGATTACCCACGAGTTGAAGGGATCAGCGGACTTAGCACTGATCACCGATGCGTCCGGCGGCTATAACGGGCTGGTTGCGTCGTCCTATTATGGAATGAACCTTGTGGATTCTGTTATTGGCAGGAAACATTTGCCTTTAATTCGCAAAAAGGAAATCCTGGCTGCGGGCGAAGTCCTCGGCATTGGTAATTTCTTTTTTCTGGACCAGCTTGATGATTATTATAACCGCAACGAGAAACCTTATCTCGAAGGTAAAAACTGGAACATTAAGTACGTGGAAAGTCGGTTGGACGAGATTTTGGCGAAGGGAAATTATGACTTTATCTTTTGCCTGGTTCCAGGTGAGGGCCAGCACGCGCATCACAAAACAGCCTCAATTAGCGCAATAAGAGCTGTTCAACGTTACAAAGGCGATAGGAAACCCATTGTTTTGGGAGGGCAAACGCAAAATAAAGGCACGATTTCTAAATTCACCAGACTGGAAGGTTATCCTGAAACAGCGATCAGCTTAACAGCTCCTATCTTCGAATTTGACCGGACTTACGGTTTTGGAGAAGATAAAAAACACAGCTATATGATTGTTGCGGATTGGGTGAAAGCGGCGCACAAGTCGCAAAGCGGCGACATGAACCAGGCCATGCATCGCGGCGATCTGGAAACATTCCTGTATTTCGAGATCAACGGCGCTGCGCGTATAGACGAAGTGAAGCAGTTATTTGAAAAGGTGAATAATGCCGGGTTTTCGAAAAAATAG
- a CDS encoding SDR family NAD(P)-dependent oxidoreductase: protein MDLQLKGKTAFISGSTQGIGFAIAQNLLKEGANVVINGRTQSKVEDAVQRLQNDNPAGSVSGIAADFSKVEEVNALLESLPEIDILVNNAGIFEPQAFTDITDESWFKFFEVNVLSGVRLSRHYFPKMIARDWGRIIFISSESAVNIPEEMIHYGMTKTAQLAVSRGLSELTKGTNVTVNSVLPGPTKSEGVAEFVKQLGAANQVSSEQAEKDFFKDARPTSLLQRFTSVEEIANLVTYVASPLSSGTNGAALKVDGGVAKFII, encoded by the coding sequence ATGGATTTACAACTTAAAGGGAAAACGGCATTTATAAGTGGTTCTACCCAGGGAATAGGTTTTGCAATTGCTCAAAATTTATTAAAAGAAGGCGCAAACGTCGTGATCAACGGCAGGACACAATCGAAAGTGGAAGATGCTGTCCAGCGGCTCCAAAATGATAATCCGGCCGGCAGTGTGTCCGGCATAGCAGCAGATTTTTCGAAAGTGGAAGAAGTGAACGCATTGCTGGAAAGTCTTCCCGAAATAGACATCCTGGTTAACAATGCGGGAATATTTGAACCTCAGGCATTTACGGACATTACAGACGAAAGCTGGTTTAAGTTTTTCGAGGTGAATGTGCTTAGCGGCGTGCGGTTATCAAGGCACTATTTCCCGAAAATGATTGCCAGGGACTGGGGGCGGATCATCTTTATTTCGAGTGAATCTGCGGTAAATATTCCGGAAGAAATGATCCATTACGGAATGACTAAAACAGCGCAACTGGCTGTCAGCAGAGGGTTATCAGAATTGACAAAAGGCACAAATGTGACCGTGAATTCGGTTTTGCCGGGCCCTACAAAGTCAGAAGGCGTAGCGGAATTTGTGAAACAGCTGGGTGCAGCCAATCAGGTTTCTTCGGAGCAGGCGGAAAAGGATTTCTTTAAAGATGCGAGGCCTACGTCGCTGCTGCAACGGTTTACATCGGTTGAGGAAATCGCAAATCTGGTCACATATGTGGCGAGCCCATTGTCGTCCGGTACGAATGGTGCTGCATTAAAAGTGGACGGTGGAGTGGCTAAATTTATCATCTAG
- a CDS encoding cytochrome P450 has translation MSVATIWSSQNKISQNYAELIDDVRKTNPVHLNVFGDLVVMDYKHVKKIFADSENFQNFDFTERFKVVSSIANNDPALLEFGESLRHWLLFMNGDAHAEHRKLVNKKFYEANYESITMDAIHEVIETYRNKEEADLVEITRKFSFLIISKIIGLQSEDYDFIQKFSYVITLIFEKTLNVKDLLECAQMSRQFRSYLGDALSRQEKDLTNSLLIEMKEIMGSSSVNQLIGTWEFLVNAATETTTLLLTRSIATLIEHKDIHINWQAHDGCAIAVEELIRYVSPVNWIPRQVKADMEFEGLRIKKGKTVLLGIASANRDPEVFHNPETFIPTRKPNPHIGFGFGIHHCMGARLSRFEMQKFLPRFMAAFPDIRLHPEKPGEWDSKVFFRGHKHLPVLLK, from the coding sequence ATGTCCGTAGCGACTATCTGGTCTTCTCAAAACAAAATCAGTCAAAATTATGCTGAACTGATAGACGATGTGCGCAAAACCAATCCGGTACATCTGAATGTTTTCGGCGACCTGGTTGTGATGGATTACAAGCATGTGAAAAAGATTTTTGCCGACTCCGAAAACTTCCAAAATTTCGATTTCACTGAGCGATTCAAAGTGGTTTCTTCCATAGCCAACAATGATCCGGCGCTGCTGGAATTTGGGGAGAGCCTGCGTCACTGGCTGCTTTTTATGAATGGTGATGCGCATGCGGAACATCGCAAATTGGTCAACAAAAAGTTCTATGAAGCTAATTATGAATCTATTACAATGGATGCGATCCATGAAGTGATAGAGACATATCGGAATAAGGAGGAAGCAGACCTGGTTGAGATCACCCGAAAATTCAGCTTTCTGATCATCAGCAAAATCATTGGTTTACAAAGTGAAGATTATGATTTTATTCAAAAATTCTCTTACGTGATTACCCTGATTTTTGAAAAAACATTGAATGTAAAAGACTTGTTGGAATGCGCTCAGATGTCGAGACAATTCAGGAGTTACCTGGGAGACGCACTGTCCCGACAGGAAAAGGACCTGACCAACAGCCTCTTGATTGAAATGAAGGAAATTATGGGAAGTTCGAGCGTGAATCAACTGATCGGAACGTGGGAATTTTTGGTGAATGCTGCTACGGAAACCACCACATTGTTACTCACAAGAAGCATTGCGACGCTAATTGAGCATAAGGATATACACATAAACTGGCAGGCGCACGATGGCTGCGCAATTGCCGTTGAAGAACTTATCCGATATGTAAGCCCGGTAAACTGGATCCCCCGACAAGTGAAGGCGGACATGGAATTTGAAGGTTTGCGAATAAAAAAAGGAAAAACGGTGCTGCTAGGCATCGCTTCCGCCAATCGCGACCCGGAAGTTTTTCATAATCCTGAAACGTTTATACCCACACGTAAACCAAACCCGCACATTGGCTTTGGTTTTGGCATACACCATTGCATGGGTGCCAGGCTTTCCCGCTTCGAAATGCAGAAGTTTCTGCCCCGTTTCATGGCAGCATTTCCGGATATCCGCCTCCATCCTGAAAAACCCGGTGAGTGGGATTCCAAGGTGTTTTTCAGGGGTCATAAGCATTTGCCTGTGCTTCTAAAATAA
- a CDS encoding Dabb family protein, giving the protein MFVHNVFFWLKEKDNEEAKQALLAGIKSLEAIESIESVYIGPPAATRRPVIDATYDFAEILVFADEAAHDVYQVHPLHKKFVDECAHLWERVLIYDVEA; this is encoded by the coding sequence ATGTTTGTTCACAACGTATTTTTTTGGCTAAAAGAAAAAGATAATGAAGAAGCAAAGCAGGCTCTTCTTGCCGGCATTAAATCCCTCGAGGCCATTGAATCCATCGAATCTGTGTACATAGGCCCACCTGCCGCTACACGCCGCCCGGTTATCGACGCCACTTACGACTTCGCAGAAATCCTCGTTTTTGCAGATGAAGCTGCACATGACGTATATCAGGTTCACCCGTTGCACAAGAAATTTGTTGACGAATGCGCCCATCTCTGGGAGCGCGTATTGATCTATGACGTGGAAGCTTAA
- a CDS encoding MBOAT family O-acyltransferase yields MVKFTDFTYLLLLFVIVAAYYHTPQSKKWVLLLFLSVLFNVSWSGYYVIVWFGLTEICFFGGQYLGNPEHSKRQRKTLLTLLVVLCLSPLLFFKYLIPINNSFSPVVLNWLAPIGISYYTFLIIGYLTDVHRKYIKPEPHFGYLALYLGFFPTMLAGPLERARQLIPQLKNPVRYDPENIKAGIFFIVWGLFKKMVLAARFADHVNPVFDQPEKYTAFSVTLAVLLFSIQLYCDFSGYCDIATGSARLLGIRLSKNFANRYYFTPSRTESWNSWNITVTSWFRDYVFFNISKGVTNKMRLEFNRLLTFVITGLWHGPSWSFVIWGFLQWAYINFEIRTKRFWERFYGGLGLRIGSDSHTVLRIIVRLLTGTLIMGWFRAAELESGLRLYSAMFGFQSGALSILTSGFGLTLVLFFILDFINYQMGEKEDIASFLLKRSPLQRNLSFLILAQLVLIFGQITVANFYYIQF; encoded by the coding sequence ATGGTCAAATTCACTGATTTTACTTATCTACTGCTCCTTTTCGTCATCGTTGCGGCCTACTATCACACGCCTCAGTCAAAAAAGTGGGTGCTTTTGCTTTTCCTCAGCGTTTTGTTCAATGTCAGTTGGAGCGGCTATTATGTGATCGTCTGGTTCGGGCTCACGGAGATTTGTTTTTTTGGTGGCCAATATTTGGGAAATCCGGAACATTCAAAAAGGCAGCGCAAGACGCTATTAACATTGTTAGTAGTCCTTTGTTTATCGCCACTGCTGTTTTTCAAATATCTCATCCCTATTAACAACTCGTTTTCTCCGGTCGTTTTAAACTGGCTGGCGCCCATTGGAATCTCCTACTACACATTCCTGATCATTGGTTACCTCACCGACGTGCACCGGAAATATATTAAACCAGAGCCGCACTTCGGTTATCTTGCATTATATCTCGGATTTTTCCCAACTATGCTTGCCGGTCCGCTGGAACGTGCGCGGCAGCTGATCCCGCAATTAAAAAACCCTGTCCGCTATGATCCGGAGAACATTAAAGCGGGCATTTTTTTTATTGTCTGGGGTTTGTTCAAAAAAATGGTTTTGGCAGCAAGATTTGCGGATCACGTCAATCCGGTGTTTGATCAACCTGAAAAATACACAGCGTTTTCTGTAACATTAGCGGTCCTGCTATTCTCTATCCAGCTTTATTGCGACTTTTCTGGTTATTGCGACATTGCCACAGGATCGGCCAGGCTGCTTGGCATCCGGTTAAGCAAAAATTTCGCAAATCGCTATTATTTCACCCCCTCCCGAACCGAATCCTGGAATTCCTGGAACATTACCGTTACTTCCTGGTTTCGCGATTACGTGTTTTTCAACATTAGCAAAGGCGTTACCAACAAAATGCGGCTTGAATTTAACCGGCTGCTGACATTTGTGATTACAGGGTTATGGCATGGGCCGAGCTGGTCGTTTGTCATCTGGGGATTTTTACAATGGGCTTACATTAATTTTGAGATCAGGACGAAGCGTTTCTGGGAGCGATTTTATGGAGGCCTGGGTCTCAGGATTGGTTCGGATTCACACACCGTTCTGCGCATTATCGTGCGCCTGCTCACGGGAACGCTCATTATGGGTTGGTTCCGGGCAGCGGAGCTGGAAAGCGGTTTGAGATTGTACAGCGCCATGTTTGGCTTTCAATCCGGCGCACTTTCCATTTTAACATCCGGCTTCGGACTAACGCTTGTCTTATTTTTTATATTGGATTTTATAAATTATCAAATGGGTGAGAAAGAGGACATTGCGTCGTTTTTACTAAAAAGAAGCCCTTTGCAGCGGAACCTGTCGTTCCTGATATTAGCCCAGCTTGTGCTTATTTTCGGGCAGATTACCGTCGCCAATTTTTATTACATTCAATTTTAA
- a CDS encoding class I SAM-dependent methyltransferase, producing MIGNKLEYQRMYEVERALWWYQVLHGKVLNNIKKHFGAENLNLRILDAACGTGGLLSFLRDAGYGNLTGFDYSQHAIDFSRDRNLNVSFGDLKNVDAFQPGETFDVISCNDALYFLSDEEIIRALNAFKKKLNNNGLIIINIHAFEAFSGTHDIAVGSFRRFELSQFEHYAKAAGLSIKCNTYWPFALSLPILAVRQWQNYQIRKQKIDVQHLDSDVKFPGAIINSILRAITKTEQFIIRKAPFGSSLFMTMTSKK from the coding sequence ATGATCGGGAACAAACTGGAATACCAGCGTATGTACGAGGTGGAGCGTGCGCTCTGGTGGTATCAGGTGCTGCACGGGAAGGTCTTAAACAATATCAAAAAGCATTTCGGAGCCGAAAATCTGAACCTTCGTATTCTCGACGCTGCCTGTGGAACGGGCGGTTTATTGTCTTTTTTGCGGGACGCCGGATATGGTAATCTTACCGGATTTGATTACTCGCAACACGCCATCGATTTTTCCCGCGACCGGAACCTGAACGTTAGTTTTGGCGATCTGAAAAATGTCGATGCCTTTCAGCCAGGTGAAACATTTGACGTAATCTCCTGCAATGACGCGCTTTATTTTCTCTCCGATGAAGAAATCATTCGGGCTTTAAATGCATTCAAAAAGAAGCTAAACAACAACGGGCTGATAATCATTAATATACATGCATTTGAAGCATTTTCAGGAACACATGACATTGCCGTAGGCAGTTTTAGGAGATTCGAGTTGAGCCAGTTCGAACATTACGCAAAGGCTGCCGGTTTGAGTATCAAGTGTAACACTTACTGGCCATTTGCATTATCATTGCCTATTTTGGCCGTTCGGCAGTGGCAGAATTATCAGATTCGTAAGCAGAAGATCGACGTCCAACATTTGGATTCCGATGTGAAATTTCCAGGTGCAATAATCAATTCGATATTGAGGGCAATCACCAAAACCGAGCAATTCATTATTCGAAAAGCACCGTTCGGCAGCTCGCTGTTTATGACAATGACTTCCAAAAAGTGA
- a CDS encoding TetR/AcrR family transcriptional regulator, with the protein MARNKAFEPGEKLEMAKDVFWQKGYQGTSMQDLVDTMGLNRGSIYDTYGDKHSLFLMCLKSYSDGMLSDYVQATDQAKSPVKAIEKIIKRAATRTIEEGRTCLGVKSAFELASEDEEVHSILKENTDSIVTVLKDLVKKAQKADEISTKRDPAMLANFIVSNFTGFWQLFLVYRDAELVKQQADFLIRSIKK; encoded by the coding sequence ATGGCACGTAATAAAGCATTCGAACCCGGAGAAAAGCTGGAAATGGCGAAGGACGTCTTCTGGCAAAAAGGATATCAGGGCACCTCTATGCAGGACCTGGTGGACACAATGGGACTTAACAGGGGAAGCATTTATGATACATATGGAGACAAGCACAGTCTCTTTTTAATGTGTCTGAAAAGCTATTCAGATGGAATGCTCAGTGATTATGTGCAGGCAACAGATCAGGCGAAGTCACCCGTTAAAGCGATTGAAAAAATAATAAAGAGAGCTGCCACACGGACAATTGAAGAAGGCAGGACTTGTCTGGGGGTGAAATCTGCGTTTGAGCTGGCCTCGGAAGACGAGGAAGTGCATTCGATTTTGAAAGAGAATACGGATAGCATTGTTACCGTGCTTAAAGACCTCGTAAAGAAAGCGCAAAAGGCGGATGAGATCAGCACAAAGAGAGATCCGGCAATGCTGGCAAACTTTATCGTTTCCAATTTCACGGGGTTTTGGCAGCTCTTCCTTGTATATAGAGACGCGGAACTGGTAAAGCAACAGGCTGACTTCCTGATCAGGTCAATAAAAAAATAG
- a CDS encoding quinone oxidoreductase family protein: MLDKIIEIPYKTSSINISRQGDPSVLTYSQEVLGEPGPGEVKIRQAAIGLNFVDTYFRSGMFPVKAFPYVPGIEAAGVIEATGPWVTDFKVGDRVAYHFIPGAYAEVRIVGTHQLVHVPDNVSLEEAAAVMVKGFTARMLVKETYKVKPGDVVLVHAAAGGVGSLVSKWAKALGATVIGTVGSEGKRQIAVGNGIDYVFLTHCEGFAKSVLDITKGRGVDVVYDGVGKDTFAESIGLIKQGGKIVLYGSSSGQPEHIDHAALRAKSINMLTPVLNAYISDYDSLHLFARDTFAALQSGIFDALNITRYSLSEAAKAHRDIESRETIGSVILIP; encoded by the coding sequence ATGTTAGATAAAATAATAGAAATACCATATAAAACGAGCTCTATAAACATAAGCAGACAAGGAGATCCTTCTGTACTCACATACAGCCAGGAAGTGTTGGGCGAACCAGGCCCGGGCGAAGTGAAGATCAGGCAGGCCGCAATTGGGTTAAACTTTGTGGACACCTATTTCAGAAGTGGAATGTTTCCGGTTAAAGCATTTCCATATGTGCCTGGAATCGAGGCTGCCGGCGTTATTGAAGCCACAGGGCCCTGGGTTACCGACTTCAAAGTGGGAGATCGTGTAGCATATCATTTTATTCCGGGCGCTTATGCAGAAGTTCGTATCGTGGGAACGCATCAGCTCGTTCATGTTCCCGACAACGTAAGTCTGGAGGAAGCCGCGGCGGTCATGGTTAAAGGTTTTACCGCCAGAATGCTTGTTAAGGAAACGTATAAGGTTAAACCGGGAGATGTGGTGCTTGTCCATGCGGCTGCCGGCGGCGTAGGATCGCTTGTTTCAAAATGGGCAAAGGCGCTCGGCGCAACAGTGATCGGAACAGTTGGTTCGGAAGGGAAGAGGCAGATTGCTGTTGGAAATGGCATAGATTATGTATTTCTCACACATTGCGAAGGATTTGCAAAATCGGTTTTGGACATTACCAAAGGCAGGGGAGTGGATGTGGTTTATGATGGTGTTGGAAAAGACACTTTTGCTGAATCCATCGGCCTGATCAAACAAGGCGGAAAGATCGTTTTATACGGTTCGTCTTCGGGCCAGCCTGAGCACATTGATCACGCGGCTTTGCGAGCGAAATCTATCAATATGCTGACTCCGGTCCTGAATGCCTATATTTCTGATTACGACAGCCTGCATTTGTTTGCCAGAGACACTTTTGCGGCATTGCAGTCGGGCATTTTTGATGCGCTTAACATTACCAGATATTCACTTTCAGAAGCTGCCAAAGCCCATAGGGACATCGAATCGCGCGAGACCATAGGGTCGGTTATCTTGATTCCCTAG
- a CDS encoding sodium:solute symporter family protein translates to MLAFSILAYLLANLGIGLWASRRISTTQDFVLAGRRLPLVLAASATFATWFGSETIMGAPTEFVEHGILGVIEDPFGASLCLLLVGLFFARRFYKMNIMTFCDFFRIRYGRHAELISAILIIPSYFSWIAAQLLAMGVVLKVVLGWSLMTCILGSSVIVVLYTIWGGMWSISITDFVQTIMIIVGLIIVAAVLYEKVGGFTPLIEAAPAGFFKFYPDFTFEASVKYFAAWITIGLGSIPQQDVFQRVMSAKSADVSVKATLLSSLMYLTVALLPLFIGLCGHHLYPETDKDGQLIIPNMVLRHMSLPLQIVFFGALVSAILSTTSSAIMAPAAVLGENIFKFFNPKITDQQLLRIIRWGIVLITGICILMAVRGESIFDLVAESSAFSLVSLFVPLAAGLYWKATNELGCIISMVAGLVAWLLCAYMETEYPPLIYGLLASMGGMIMGIIWEKVLTPKPV, encoded by the coding sequence ATGCTTGCTTTTTCCATTCTTGCATATTTACTGGCTAACCTGGGCATTGGACTTTGGGCTTCCCGCCGGATTTCAACCACACAGGATTTTGTTTTAGCTGGCAGGCGACTGCCGCTTGTATTGGCAGCCTCCGCAACTTTCGCCACGTGGTTTGGCTCCGAAACCATCATGGGCGCACCCACAGAATTTGTCGAGCACGGCATTCTGGGCGTCATTGAGGATCCTTTTGGCGCATCGTTGTGCCTTTTGCTGGTTGGTTTATTTTTCGCGCGCCGGTTCTACAAAATGAACATTATGACATTCTGCGATTTTTTCAGGATCCGATACGGGCGTCACGCTGAGCTTATTTCTGCAATTCTCATTATTCCATCCTATTTCAGCTGGATAGCGGCCCAATTATTAGCCATGGGCGTTGTGCTGAAAGTGGTGCTTGGCTGGTCACTAATGACCTGTATTTTAGGCAGTTCCGTCATCGTCGTTTTGTATACAATATGGGGCGGCATGTGGTCTATCTCCATCACCGATTTTGTACAAACCATTATGATCATTGTCGGGCTGATCATTGTTGCAGCTGTGCTTTATGAAAAAGTAGGCGGTTTCACACCGCTGATTGAGGCCGCACCCGCAGGTTTTTTCAAATTCTATCCTGACTTCACTTTTGAAGCGTCGGTGAAATACTTCGCAGCCTGGATCACCATCGGACTTGGTTCTATTCCGCAACAGGATGTTTTTCAGCGGGTAATGTCGGCGAAATCTGCTGATGTCTCAGTAAAAGCAACATTGCTATCGTCGCTGATGTATCTCACCGTTGCACTGTTACCGCTGTTTATTGGCTTATGCGGCCATCACCTTTACCCGGAAACAGACAAAGACGGGCAACTGATCATTCCTAATATGGTTTTGCGACATATGAGCCTCCCGCTGCAAATCGTATTTTTCGGCGCGCTTGTCTCCGCGATTTTAAGCACAACAAGCAGCGCAATTATGGCGCCCGCAGCCGTATTGGGAGAAAACATTTTTAAATTTTTTAACCCAAAAATTACCGATCAGCAGCTGCTCCGGATCATTCGCTGGGGAATCGTGCTTATCACCGGCATTTGCATCTTAATGGCCGTGAGAGGTGAAAGCATCTTCGATCTCGTTGCGGAATCATCCGCTTTCAGCCTGGTTTCACTGTTTGTACCGCTCGCCGCGGGACTTTACTGGAAAGCAACGAATGAACTGGGATGCATTATTTCAATGGTCGCCGGGCTGGTTGCCTGGCTATTGTGCGCTTATATGGAAACGGAATATCCGCCACTCATTTACGGCCTTCTGGCGAGCATGGGGGGCATGATAATGGGCATAATCTGGGAGAAGGTCTTAACTCCAAAACCTGTGTAA
- a CDS encoding acyl carrier protein encodes MNKTYTEISGWIIERIAHHAELESEKVTLDVEIVNFRLDSLLMVNITSELEEWLGMELSPSIFWEMGTIAATTEWILENQEA; translated from the coding sequence ATGAATAAGACTTATACTGAAATCTCCGGCTGGATCATTGAACGTATTGCCCACCATGCCGAGCTGGAATCCGAAAAAGTTACCCTGGATGTCGAAATAGTTAATTTCCGTCTCGATTCCCTTCTTATGGTTAACATTACTTCTGAACTGGAAGAATGGCTCGGAATGGAGCTCAGCCCTTCCATATTCTGGGAAATGGGCACGATTGCAGCCACAACTGAATGGATATTGGAAAATCAGGAAGCCTGA